A stretch of the Sphingobacterium thalpophilum genome encodes the following:
- a CDS encoding RagB/SusD family nutrient uptake outer membrane protein, which yields MINKYIKLAVVCSGLSLLGSCNDSYLDRVPETAINNENFFNTATDLELYINGLYDFPGLGIYEADATSDNASTTGNTEIKTIMAGNASAATITGGWNWEQLRKINFFLEHMAKARVSESEKAHYEGLGRYFRARFYVEKVQRFSDVPWVDKALEVSDANYLFAKRDPRATVVQKIMEDFEFAAQHVQPRIKLGTVNKWVVLQEYSRFALYEGTYRKYHNELDLKSSANGFLTKAQQVSDQMMREGGFVIHNSGKPDQDYGSLFFSENLENNKEVVLGRFFANNVLNASSWPGMFGNYEYYPLRDLVQAYLMKDGSFYSAQPGYQKYSFVKEFENRDPRLAQTYAYPGWQLIYSHTYAQGAGLYVQQLAKNFSGYHQIKGFQNTLSLEARNNLDIPLYRYAEVLLNFAEAKAELGQLTQADLDRSINLLRARAGMPAMTLGVAIDPVLASRYANVESSQRNLVLEIRRERRVELAFEGFRFTDLMRWNVGELLKNKREGIYFAGLGQHDLTGDGIPDIVLLASSASIPAVKEKNSLGRELQYYRVGRFGQDVGVFLSEGNSGTVETIENTGTFEAPKFYYRPIPQAEILLNDNLKQIFGW from the coding sequence ATGATAAATAAATATATAAAATTAGCCGTTGTATGTTCGGGGCTTTCGCTGCTCGGAAGCTGTAACGACAGCTACTTAGACCGTGTTCCGGAGACCGCGATCAATAATGAGAACTTTTTTAATACAGCCACTGACCTGGAGCTGTATATCAATGGCTTGTACGACTTTCCGGGGCTGGGCATTTATGAGGCCGATGCAACCTCGGACAATGCCAGTACGACCGGCAATACGGAGATCAAAACAATCATGGCAGGTAATGCATCCGCGGCGACCATTACGGGTGGCTGGAACTGGGAGCAGCTCCGCAAAATTAATTTCTTTCTGGAACATATGGCTAAAGCCAGGGTTAGCGAAAGTGAGAAAGCACATTATGAAGGATTGGGCCGGTATTTTCGGGCTCGGTTTTATGTGGAGAAGGTACAGCGCTTTTCGGACGTGCCCTGGGTGGATAAGGCTTTGGAAGTGAGTGACGCGAATTATCTCTTCGCCAAACGTGACCCACGTGCTACCGTCGTCCAGAAAATTATGGAGGATTTTGAGTTTGCTGCCCAACATGTACAACCCCGGATAAAGCTGGGTACCGTCAACAAGTGGGTCGTTTTACAGGAGTACAGCCGCTTTGCACTCTATGAGGGCACCTACCGAAAATACCACAATGAACTGGATCTGAAAAGTTCGGCAAATGGTTTTTTGACCAAAGCACAGCAAGTGAGTGACCAGATGATGCGGGAGGGTGGCTTTGTGATCCATAATTCCGGCAAGCCTGATCAAGACTATGGAAGCCTGTTTTTCAGTGAAAACCTGGAAAACAACAAGGAGGTGGTACTCGGTCGCTTTTTTGCCAACAACGTGCTCAATGCAAGTTCATGGCCCGGGATGTTTGGTAATTACGAATATTATCCGCTGCGCGACCTTGTGCAGGCGTATTTAATGAAAGATGGTTCGTTTTATTCGGCGCAGCCCGGTTACCAAAAGTATTCTTTTGTTAAAGAATTCGAAAACCGCGACCCCCGTCTGGCGCAGACCTATGCTTATCCGGGATGGCAACTGATCTATTCCCATACCTATGCGCAGGGGGCTGGCCTGTATGTGCAGCAGCTGGCCAAAAACTTTTCGGGTTACCACCAGATCAAAGGGTTTCAGAATACATTGAGCTTGGAAGCGCGTAACAACCTAGATATCCCACTGTACCGCTATGCCGAGGTCCTCTTGAATTTTGCGGAGGCAAAGGCAGAGCTAGGGCAGCTGACGCAGGCGGATCTCGACCGCAGTATCAATCTGTTGCGCGCAAGGGCGGGGATGCCGGCGATGACTCTTGGTGTAGCGATAGATCCGGTACTGGCATCGCGCTATGCCAATGTAGAAAGCAGCCAGCGTAATCTCGTTCTGGAGATCAGACGGGAACGTCGGGTAGAGCTTGCCTTTGAGGGCTTCCGGTTTACAGACCTCATGCGCTGGAATGTGGGTGAGCTGTTAAAGAATAAACGGGAAGGCATCTACTTCGCCGGGCTGGGCCAGCACGACCTGACCGGCGATGGTATTCCGGATATCGTGTTGCTGGCATCGTCCGCATCTATACCGGCCGTAAAGGAGAAAAATAGCCTGGGAAGGGAATTGCAGTACTATAGGGTTGGGCGTTTTGGTCAGGATGTCGGCGTGTTTCTCTCGGAAGGAAATAGCGGTACTGTCGAAACAATCGAAAATACAGGAACTTTTGAAGCACCTAAATTTTATTATCGCCCTATACCGCAAGCGGAAATACTTTTAAATGATAACCTGAAACAAATATTTGGATGGTAA
- a CDS encoding metallophosphoesterase family protein, translating into MKRIKTPVLLLMLLAMCCGTAKAQHFKFAFFTDMHVHGDSTLDQVHRRLTSLPPGVELIVSGGDNVDIDNLKTAELPAGEQRLKQLKNLFDRTGKPYHMAIGNHDRLPRGIRNGLNDFALFEKVFGQAYYSFEHKGWKFIVLNSVETRDHQYVIGAKQLTWLQELVKSTAKDQPLVVISHVPFLSVYYPVLEGSYTSTDTFVNQKQVFDLFKEHSLKLVLQGHMHLYEEIKVKGVQFITAGAVSGNWWHGTFEGTAPGHLEVEVHGKDFSWKYIK; encoded by the coding sequence ATGAAACGCATAAAAACACCTGTTTTACTTCTTATGCTGCTGGCAATGTGCTGTGGAACGGCAAAAGCGCAGCACTTTAAGTTCGCATTTTTCACGGATATGCATGTTCATGGCGACTCTACTCTCGATCAGGTGCACCGGCGGTTAACATCCCTGCCGCCGGGTGTCGAATTGATCGTCAGCGGTGGTGACAATGTGGATATTGACAACTTAAAAACCGCTGAATTACCGGCAGGGGAGCAACGGCTCAAGCAACTGAAGAACCTCTTTGACCGGACAGGTAAACCTTATCATATGGCCATTGGCAATCACGACAGGTTGCCTCGGGGCATACGCAATGGCCTTAATGACTTTGCGCTCTTTGAAAAGGTTTTTGGTCAGGCTTACTACAGTTTTGAGCATAAAGGCTGGAAGTTTATTGTATTGAATAGTGTGGAAACCAGAGATCACCAGTATGTTATCGGTGCGAAGCAATTGACATGGCTGCAGGAGCTGGTGAAAAGTACTGCCAAAGACCAGCCCTTGGTGGTCATCTCACATGTCCCTTTTTTATCTGTGTATTACCCGGTGCTGGAAGGGAGTTACACAAGTACGGATACCTTTGTCAATCAAAAGCAGGTGTTTGACCTTTTCAAGGAGCACAGCCTCAAGCTGGTGCTACAGGGGCATATGCACCTGTATGAAGAAATCAAGGTAAAGGGTGTACAGTTTATCACGGCTGGGGCGGTGTCCGGAAATTGGTGGCATGGAACCTTTGAGGGGACTGCACCCGGACATCTGGAGGTGGAGGTCCACGGAAAGGACTTTAGCTGGAAATACATCAAATAA
- a CDS encoding SusC/RagA family TonB-linked outer membrane protein, with amino-acid sequence MKNSVWKYAATLFLSHGLLLPVFSQQSEPLINATLKGQVLDSISHQPIEGVTIQLEGVTHQVKTDASGRFQFITGQRLPLTFSTSFLGYKSRRITARQAQIQILLQPAVSDLDEVVVVGYGTQKKRNLTGAVARVEASEVNKIPVASFDAQLQGKLPGVQVSTNSGVPGESIFLRVRGTTSINSSSDPLYIIDGVFLNNTSLQNIGLGGRTSSPLTDINPADIESIEVLKDASATAIYGSRGANGVIIITTKKGSYGSRTKVDLNLQAGWAEANRALLPKLATGPETATLANEWWINSGLDNPALKQTFANRPYRPVAEGGKGNPEEQPTYDRLGFLLRHGRLQDYNLGIQGGSDKSRFYIGAGYTGQEAFIKVIDFSRTSVKFNFDHQLGSRVKIGLTNNFSRTYRNQARTGDGPQVSLFNSAVSSATNVPIFNTDGSLNGTDNTYTLVDNYDVNTTSLRYVGSAFAEVDIVKGLKFRSSFSADYNVYDESQYWNSKTSIGIANNNQATSGISRNGTWINEQTLSYQHAFGNHNLSAILGNTLQSNVLDYKYLEGNGFANDSFRQISSAANIIASDNWTKYTISSFFGRIGYSYGDRYFAEATLRADGSSKFGANNRWGYFPAFSAGWRISREAFLAGQSWLSDLKIRASYGLTGNQAGISNFAARGLWTGNEKYADSFGKVSPATGPSQLGNDDLRWEKTAQADLGLDLALFGSRLSVTVDLYHKYTSDLLLERPIVGSSGFSKYWANVGEISNKGYELLISSLNVKTRDFAWNTSLNISGNKNKIEKLPAQITQYTRDWVILKEGYSLNSFWLYEQLSVDPQTGKAVFDGQLSDGSLPTSARKVFRNAYPKFYGGIGNTFTYRNFDLGIDFSFQYGSYAVNLNRYFRERNPSSGGVFKNVLNRWQQPGDITDVPRLTSEGLNYTIDANSRYLEDASYLKLRQLTLGYKLPRELVERARLTAARVYFVGSNLFLWSKYTGDPESNVTSNPNAQGLGSFGTPPQPRTFQLGLNVTL; translated from the coding sequence ATGAAAAATAGCGTATGGAAGTACGCCGCGACACTATTTTTGTCGCATGGTTTGCTATTGCCCGTATTTTCGCAGCAATCTGAGCCTCTGATTAACGCGACCTTAAAAGGCCAGGTGCTGGATTCAATTTCCCATCAGCCCATAGAAGGGGTTACGATACAGCTTGAAGGTGTGACCCACCAGGTAAAGACAGATGCGTCGGGACGATTTCAGTTTATCACGGGGCAGCGGTTGCCTCTGACGTTCTCAACCTCTTTTTTAGGCTATAAAAGTCGCCGGATCACCGCCCGGCAGGCCCAGATCCAGATCCTGCTGCAACCGGCCGTTTCGGACCTGGACGAAGTGGTGGTGGTCGGCTATGGTACACAGAAAAAGAGAAACCTGACGGGTGCTGTGGCCAGAGTCGAAGCGTCCGAAGTGAACAAAATCCCCGTAGCGAGCTTTGACGCCCAGCTGCAGGGAAAGCTCCCCGGGGTGCAGGTCTCGACCAACTCCGGCGTACCGGGAGAAAGTATCTTTTTGAGGGTACGCGGGACGACCTCCATCAACTCGAGCAGTGACCCGCTCTACATCATAGACGGCGTATTCTTAAATAACACCTCCTTGCAGAATATCGGCCTCGGCGGGCGCACGAGCTCACCGCTCACAGACATCAATCCGGCAGATATCGAATCGATTGAGGTGCTCAAAGATGCTTCGGCCACAGCAATTTATGGATCACGTGGTGCCAATGGGGTGATTATCATTACCACCAAAAAGGGCAGCTATGGCAGCCGCACCAAGGTGGACCTCAATCTCCAGGCGGGATGGGCCGAGGCCAACCGTGCCCTGTTGCCCAAACTGGCCACAGGCCCCGAAACGGCAACCCTGGCCAACGAATGGTGGATAAACTCCGGACTGGACAACCCCGCACTCAAGCAGACCTTTGCCAACAGACCGTATCGCCCTGTGGCAGAAGGGGGAAAGGGAAATCCGGAAGAGCAACCCACTTATGACCGGCTGGGCTTTCTGCTGCGGCATGGCAGGCTGCAGGATTACAATCTGGGTATACAGGGAGGCAGTGACAAATCGAGGTTTTATATTGGCGCGGGATACACGGGACAGGAAGCTTTTATCAAAGTGATCGACTTCTCGCGCACCAGTGTCAAATTTAATTTTGACCACCAGCTCGGCAGCCGCGTCAAGATCGGCCTGACGAACAACTTCTCGCGCACCTACCGCAATCAGGCGCGTACCGGCGACGGTCCGCAGGTGAGCCTCTTCAATTCGGCCGTCTCCTCGGCAACGAATGTGCCCATCTTCAATACCGACGGCTCGCTCAACGGAACGGACAATACGTATACGCTGGTGGACAACTACGATGTCAATACCACAAGCCTCCGCTATGTCGGAAGCGCCTTTGCAGAAGTCGATATCGTGAAAGGACTGAAATTCAGATCCAGTTTCTCCGCCGATTATAACGTCTACGACGAATCGCAGTACTGGAACAGCAAAACAAGTATCGGGATCGCGAACAATAACCAGGCGACATCCGGAATCTCAAGAAATGGTACCTGGATCAATGAACAGACGCTCTCGTATCAGCATGCCTTTGGAAATCACAACCTTAGTGCTATCCTGGGCAACACCTTGCAGAGCAATGTGCTTGATTATAAATATCTGGAAGGAAATGGTTTTGCCAACGACTCTTTCAGACAGATCTCTTCGGCAGCTAATATTATCGCCTCCGACAACTGGACCAAGTACACAATTTCCTCGTTTTTTGGCAGGATAGGTTACAGCTATGGAGACCGCTATTTTGCGGAGGCAACACTGCGGGCAGACGGTTCGTCCAAGTTTGGCGCCAACAACCGCTGGGGGTATTTTCCTGCGTTTTCGGCAGGCTGGCGTATCAGCCGCGAAGCTTTTCTGGCCGGACAGTCCTGGCTGAGCGACCTGAAGATCAGGGCATCCTACGGACTGACCGGCAATCAGGCGGGCATCAGCAATTTCGCTGCACGGGGCTTGTGGACCGGTAACGAGAAATACGCAGACAGCTTCGGTAAAGTATCGCCTGCTACGGGACCTTCGCAGCTGGGCAACGATGACCTGCGCTGGGAGAAAACAGCGCAGGCTGACCTCGGACTGGATCTGGCCCTGTTCGGCAGCCGCCTGTCCGTCACGGTTGACCTCTACCACAAATACACCTCGGATCTGCTGCTCGAGCGCCCGATTGTGGGGAGCTCCGGCTTCTCAAAATATTGGGCCAACGTCGGTGAGATCAGCAACAAGGGCTACGAACTGCTGATCAGCTCGCTCAATGTCAAAACCAGAGATTTCGCCTGGAATACGAGCCTCAACATCTCCGGCAACAAAAATAAAATTGAAAAGCTGCCGGCTCAGATCACACAGTATACCCGCGATTGGGTGATCCTTAAGGAGGGCTATTCCCTCAACTCGTTCTGGCTTTATGAACAGCTCTCGGTCGATCCCCAGACGGGCAAGGCCGTATTCGATGGACAGCTCAGCGACGGTTCGCTACCGACCTCGGCCCGCAAGGTATTCCGCAATGCCTATCCCAAATTTTATGGGGGTATCGGCAATACCTTTACCTACAGAAACTTTGACCTGGGCATTGACTTCAGCTTTCAGTACGGCAGCTATGCGGTAAACCTCAACCGTTATTTCCGCGAGCGCAACCCCAGCAGTGGCGGCGTATTCAAGAATGTGCTGAACAGGTGGCAGCAGCCGGGGGATATCACCGACGTGCCACGGCTGACTTCGGAAGGGCTGAACTATACCATTGATGCAAACAGCCGCTACCTGGAAGATGCCTCTTATCTAAAACTCCGGCAGCTGACCTTGGGCTACAAGTTACCGCGCGAGCTGGTTGAGCGGGCAAGGCTGACGGCTGCACGTGTATATTTTGTGGGGTCCAATCTCTTTTTGTGGAGCAAATATACCGGTGATCCGGAATCCAACGTGACGAGCAACCCCAATGCGCAGGGCCTGGGCTCCTTTGGAACACCCCCGCAGCCGCGCACCTTCCAGCTTGGTCTGAATGTCACATTATAA
- a CDS encoding RagB/SusD family nutrient uptake outer membrane protein: MKKTRHFLYPLIILLLTGCNSFLEVEPRSSVSDEVTIVDGNSAATAVRGIYAALRSNDYYGYSFQLLGFFSADNIVYRGSQTVHQTLTNHTVKSDLAVLATAWNQIYATINRANHVISKVPGLALTTTFTETYRNQLVGEAYFIRALAYFDLARTWGGVQLVLQPTASASSLPQVPRSSLADTYAQVLQDLQKAEQLLPDETNRIRATKKTARALLARFYLYQKNWSEAVKYASYIIDDNSNYSLVTPYRSFYANNTSNTKESVLELVYDINNTSGQASQWLAGANGGTAWIRPSQDIYDLLVNPAIGGDRSALVSRTSSSTDPNILIGNLYYRTDRTDPVFLIRTAELYLIRAEARAQLNGEGDLTAALADLNAVRRRANIEPLEGLGKVALLQAIEQESRVEFALENHRWYDLLRTGRAQEVLGIASANRLLLPIPFAQVSIDPDLHQNPGLD; encoded by the coding sequence ATGAAAAAAACAAGACATTTCTTATATCCGCTTATCATCCTGCTGCTGACAGGCTGCAACTCCTTTCTGGAGGTCGAACCGCGTAGTTCGGTATCTGATGAAGTGACCATCGTCGACGGAAACTCGGCGGCAACAGCCGTCCGCGGTATATACGCGGCGCTGCGGTCCAACGACTATTATGGCTACAGCTTTCAGCTACTGGGCTTCTTTTCGGCAGATAATATCGTGTACCGGGGTAGCCAGACCGTCCACCAGACCTTGACCAACCATACGGTCAAATCGGATCTGGCCGTACTGGCGACTGCCTGGAACCAGATATACGCAACCATCAACAGGGCCAACCACGTGATCAGCAAAGTGCCGGGACTGGCCCTGACCACCACCTTCACCGAGACTTATCGGAATCAGCTCGTTGGTGAAGCGTACTTTATCCGTGCCCTGGCCTATTTTGACCTGGCACGGACCTGGGGCGGTGTACAGCTTGTGCTGCAGCCGACGGCTTCGGCGAGCAGCTTGCCGCAGGTGCCCAGAAGTTCGCTGGCGGATACTTATGCGCAGGTGCTGCAGGATCTGCAGAAAGCAGAACAGCTGCTGCCCGATGAAACCAACCGTATCCGTGCGACCAAAAAAACGGCGCGTGCGCTGCTGGCCAGATTCTATCTCTACCAGAAAAATTGGTCCGAAGCGGTCAAATATGCGTCCTATATCATCGATGACAACAGCAATTATAGCCTGGTGACACCGTATCGCTCATTCTATGCCAATAATACCTCCAATACCAAGGAATCGGTATTGGAGCTGGTATACGATATCAACAATACGAGCGGGCAGGCTAGCCAGTGGCTGGCCGGAGCCAATGGCGGGACGGCCTGGATACGTCCTTCACAGGATATCTATGACCTGCTCGTCAATCCTGCCATAGGCGGCGACCGGTCAGCCCTGGTATCTCGCACGTCTTCTTCGACAGACCCGAATATTCTGATCGGGAATCTCTATTACCGGACCGACCGTACAGACCCTGTCTTCCTGATCCGGACGGCCGAACTGTATCTGATCCGTGCCGAAGCACGGGCACAGCTAAACGGAGAGGGGGATCTGACTGCTGCTCTGGCCGACCTGAATGCGGTGCGCCGCCGGGCCAATATCGAGCCGCTGGAAGGTTTGGGCAAGGTGGCATTGCTGCAGGCCATAGAACAGGAAAGCCGGGTGGAGTTTGCGCTGGAAAACCACCGCTGGTATGATCTGCTGCGAACCGGACGCGCGCAGGAGGTGCTCGGTATCGCCTCGGCCAATAGGCTGCTGCTGCCGATCCCTTTCGCTCAGGTCTCCATTGATCCGGACCTGCATCAGAATCCGGGGCTGGACTGA
- a CDS encoding DoxX family protein yields the protein MLWKLYYLTNGIATAGYLPVIGALEILGGLFLLNRRTAVIGAGLLLAVLLNVVIVNYVYEIGEQVYSSFLLLLAIVIFAYDWPRFYRLLISKTATVPDGFWPQYGRRTAAVRPYLQVLVLLLIAVFSVQAYLSWKNSDYPFPDEKGLRDAAGVYDVKDFVWKGDTLAYSLADSIRWKDVVFEKWNTISIRGNRPVKVDSLRPHIAFNRERNYEYLGNAGREFFGYTVRKGGDGLPERITLTGKVEQEHTFSFVVRRPDKRTLLLDGTDQRGDSLHVRLEKTTKRYLLHEGRRRPVRIY from the coding sequence ATGCTCTGGAAGCTATATTACCTGACCAATGGTATCGCAACCGCCGGTTACCTGCCGGTGATCGGGGCGCTCGAGATCCTGGGCGGTCTCTTTTTGCTCAACCGCCGGACGGCGGTCATCGGTGCGGGACTGCTGCTGGCGGTACTGCTCAATGTCGTGATCGTCAATTATGTATACGAAATCGGTGAGCAGGTGTACAGTTCTTTTCTGCTGCTGCTGGCGATTGTCATTTTTGCCTACGACTGGCCCCGTTTTTACCGCCTGCTGATCAGCAAGACAGCCACGGTTCCGGATGGCTTCTGGCCACAATATGGCCGCCGGACGGCCGCTGTGCGTCCTTATCTCCAGGTGCTCGTCCTGCTGCTGATCGCTGTCTTCAGTGTCCAGGCCTATTTGAGCTGGAAGAATTCGGATTATCCCTTTCCGGACGAAAAGGGGCTGCGGGATGCCGCAGGGGTATATGATGTGAAGGACTTTGTATGGAAAGGGGACACGCTGGCCTATTCGCTGGCAGACAGCATCCGCTGGAAAGATGTGGTCTTTGAGAAATGGAATACCATCAGTATCCGCGGCAACCGCCCCGTGAAAGTGGACAGCCTCAGACCGCATATCGCCTTTAACCGTGAACGCAATTACGAATATCTGGGCAATGCTGGCCGTGAATTCTTTGGATATACCGTAAGAAAAGGAGGCGATGGGCTGCCGGAGCGTATTACGCTCACCGGAAAGGTGGAGCAGGAGCACACGTTTTCTTTTGTGGTCCGCCGGCCGGATAAGCGCACGCTGCTGCTCGACGGGACGGATCAACGCGGAGATTCGCTCCACGTACGCCTGGAAAAAACAACGAAAAGATACCTGCTGCACGAGGGCCGTAGAAGACCGGTCCGTATTTATTAA
- a CDS encoding MBL fold metallo-hydrolase: MNRRFFIQRSALLFTLAAGQGVSSFGNTGKKGDGYVVRQFEDEGLAQFSYAILADRKIVLVDPARDPQPYYVYAKEQGAQIIAVVETHPHADFVSSHLQIHRELKVPVYVSRLVAASYPHRAFDEGDILRLSDRIVLHALHTPGHSPDSISVLLKQDGRAVAIFSGDAVLIGGVGRPDLHEYAGSQTAQREKLARQLYHTVHGVFAKLPDEVVLYPAHGGGSLCGHALKGARQSSIGQERKQNVAFGDSTEAEFVQRILDDRPPIPAYFPYNVELNRRGAPAWEASLSDIPLIGAEEVPPAAHKMVDTRPASQFRQSHLQGAINIPERNKSESWIGTFITPGDHFYIVAGSREQARTQLAKVAKIGYEQFVKGIVLLDDYQGLQSAAFDRTAFDRDPQRYFILDVRTAEEAKGDPLFGTAHHIPLAELQQHIAELPTDKTIVVHCASGYRSAIASSLIQSRLPQARVWDIGEQIKEYRKSVN, from the coding sequence ATGAATAGAAGATTCTTTATACAACGCTCTGCTCTCCTGTTTACGCTTGCAGCGGGGCAAGGGGTATCCTCTTTTGGAAATACCGGCAAAAAAGGGGACGGCTATGTGGTCCGGCAGTTTGAAGACGAAGGCCTGGCCCAGTTTTCCTATGCGATATTAGCTGATAGAAAGATCGTACTCGTGGATCCTGCACGCGATCCGCAGCCCTATTATGTGTATGCAAAAGAGCAGGGGGCGCAGATCATCGCTGTGGTGGAAACGCATCCCCATGCTGACTTTGTGAGTTCACACCTGCAGATCCACCGGGAGCTGAAGGTACCCGTTTATGTGAGTAGGCTGGTGGCTGCGAGCTATCCGCACAGGGCCTTTGATGAGGGTGATATCCTCAGGCTTTCGGACCGTATTGTACTGCATGCGCTCCATACGCCCGGACATTCCCCGGACAGTATTTCGGTGCTGCTGAAGCAGGACGGCCGTGCTGTGGCGATCTTTTCGGGAGATGCGGTACTGATCGGCGGTGTCGGCCGGCCCGACCTGCATGAATATGCCGGAAGCCAGACGGCACAGCGCGAAAAGCTGGCACGACAGCTCTACCATACCGTGCATGGAGTTTTTGCAAAACTGCCAGATGAGGTTGTGCTGTACCCGGCCCACGGCGGGGGTTCGCTTTGTGGTCATGCACTAAAGGGCGCCCGGCAGAGCAGCATCGGGCAGGAAAGGAAGCAGAATGTTGCCTTTGGAGACAGCACAGAAGCGGAGTTTGTCCAGCGCATCCTGGACGACCGCCCGCCTATACCGGCTTATTTTCCCTACAATGTGGAGCTGAACCGCAGGGGAGCGCCGGCATGGGAGGCTTCCTTGTCAGATATCCCTCTGATAGGAGCAGAAGAAGTGCCCCCGGCGGCGCACAAGATGGTCGATACACGGCCTGCCTCACAGTTCAGGCAATCGCATCTGCAAGGGGCCATCAATATTCCGGAACGGAATAAGTCTGAATCCTGGATCGGCACTTTCATCACTCCTGGAGACCATTTCTATATTGTCGCCGGTAGCCGGGAGCAGGCACGGACGCAGCTCGCCAAGGTGGCCAAAATCGGGTATGAACAGTTTGTCAAAGGTATTGTGCTTCTCGATGATTATCAGGGGCTGCAGTCGGCAGCTTTTGACCGGACAGCGTTTGACCGGGATCCACAGAGGTATTTTATCCTGGACGTACGTACGGCAGAGGAGGCAAAGGGAGATCCGCTGTTCGGCACTGCGCACCATATCCCACTGGCCGAACTACAGCAGCATATTGCTGAACTGCCCACCGACAAAACCATTGTCGTGCACTGTGCATCGGGCTACCGCTCGGCGATAGCCAGCAGCTTGATCCAGTCCCGCCTGCCGCAGGCAAGGGTATGGGATATAGGTGAACAGATCAAAGAATACCGGAAATCCGTAAACTAA
- a CDS encoding phytoene desaturase family protein: MRKFDAIIIGSGPNGLAAAITFQRQGLSTLLIEGADTVGGGMRTKELTLPGFKHDICSAVHPMAMASPFFRSLPLAGFGLSFVKPHYAAAHPLDKGETGLLYHSLAETVQGLGIDGERYRRLVGPVVEHWEELAPDIMGALSFPEHPWHLAAFGLHALQPASWTVSRFATERGRALWAGMAAHGIQPLSNWTTSAIAIVLSAVGNKYGWQIPVGGSQSIADALLRYYQSLGGELQTGYWVQDIRDLPAHRVLLCDMTPKQLLQLKGLELTAGYRGRLRRYKQGMGVFKVDWALSEKTPFKDVRCQQAATVHLGNSYAEIAENERLSHRGKRVDKPFVLFSQQSAFDPGRAPEGRHTGWAYCHVPNGSSLDYSEAIENQIERFAPGFKDTILAKHTLSPAKLEQYNPNYVGGDINGGIMDITQLYSRPILALNPYRTSAGHVYLCSSSTPPGGGVHGMCGFQAARMALKEHFGLWADL; this comes from the coding sequence ATGCGAAAATTTGATGCGATTATTATTGGCTCGGGGCCAAATGGTTTGGCGGCGGCAATTACCTTTCAGCGGCAGGGACTCAGTACCTTGCTGATTGAAGGTGCAGATACCGTGGGTGGCGGCATGCGCACAAAAGAGCTTACATTGCCGGGCTTTAAACATGATATCTGCTCGGCGGTGCATCCTATGGCGATGGCTTCGCCGTTTTTCAGAAGTCTGCCTCTGGCGGGCTTTGGATTATCTTTCGTGAAACCGCACTATGCTGCTGCGCATCCTCTGGACAAGGGGGAGACGGGGCTGCTCTACCATAGCCTCGCCGAAACGGTGCAGGGTCTGGGGATTGATGGTGAGCGGTATCGTAGGCTTGTCGGCCCTGTGGTCGAACACTGGGAGGAGCTGGCTCCGGATATCATGGGGGCATTGTCTTTTCCGGAACATCCTTGGCATCTGGCGGCATTTGGCCTCCATGCCCTGCAGCCTGCCAGCTGGACGGTGAGCCGTTTTGCCACCGAACGGGGCAGGGCCCTCTGGGCAGGAATGGCGGCACATGGCATTCAGCCACTGAGCAACTGGACGACTTCGGCAATTGCCATTGTCCTGTCCGCGGTAGGCAATAAGTACGGCTGGCAGATTCCTGTCGGTGGCTCCCAGTCCATCGCCGATGCCCTGCTGCGGTATTATCAGTCCCTTGGCGGCGAGCTGCAGACCGGATATTGGGTGCAGGACATCCGCGATCTGCCCGCCCACCGGGTGCTGCTTTGCGACATGACGCCCAAGCAGCTGCTGCAGCTCAAAGGTCTGGAGCTGACGGCGGGGTACCGCGGACGCCTCCGGCGGTATAAACAGGGCATGGGGGTATTCAAGGTGGACTGGGCGCTGTCCGAAAAGACACCCTTTAAAGATGTACGCTGCCAGCAGGCCGCAACGGTACACCTTGGGAATAGCTATGCTGAAATTGCGGAAAATGAGCGGCTGAGTCATAGGGGAAAGCGGGTGGACAAGCCTTTTGTCCTGTTTTCGCAGCAGAGTGCTTTTGATCCCGGACGTGCTCCCGAAGGCAGACATACGGGCTGGGCGTACTGCCATGTGCCCAACGGAAGTAGCCTGGACTACAGCGAAGCAATTGAAAACCAGATCGAACGTTTTGCGCCGGGATTTAAAGACACTATTCTGGCGAAGCATACGCTGTCGCCTGCGAAGCTCGAGCAGTATAACCCCAATTACGTCGGCGGGGATATCAACGGCGGGATCATGGATATCACCCAGCTGTATAGCCGTCCGATCCTGGCGTTAAACCCTTACCGTACCTCGGCCGGCCACGTTTACCTCTGCTCATCGTCCACACCACCGGGGGGCGGGGTGCACGGCATGTGCGGTTTTCAGGCAGCCCGTATGGCACTGAAAGAGCATTTTGGCCTCTGGGCAGACCTCTAG